The DNA window GGTCGATAGTCATGGCTTATCAGTCCCCCATGAGGACGCCCTAGTTGTCAAGGGGCGACTCAACAATTTCGAGGTATCTCGGATGCTCGTAGACACGGGAAGTTCGGTAAACATGATCACGATGGAGGTGTTCGGTAGAATTGGactcaagaaagaaaatttgacaCATGTTACTACTCCACTAGTGGGACTAGGAGGCAAATCTGTACAGGTGGAAGGATCACTGGAGATAAACATCCAACTGGGGGATGGAGAGATCTACAAAGAGATCCGAGCAGAATTCATGGTGGTCAATATGGATTTCGCATACAATGCAATTCTCGGAAGGCCACTCTTGCACGATACATGCGCATCCATTTGCATGAGGTACCTACTGATGAAAATCCCAACCAGAGAAGGCGATGCCGAAGTCAGAGGATGCCAAAAGTCAGCCAGAGAAGCATACTTTACAGCTCTCAGGAAGGTACATATAACCTTGCCAGTACTAACAATGGAACCTCCAGAGAAGAAGGAAAGGGCGGAGCATTATGGGCGAACTGAGAAAATCGAATTATCCCCAGGAAAGGAGATAGAAGTGGGAGATGAGCTAGAAGAAAAAATCAGACGATCTCTGACCGAAAACCTCAGATCGCTTGGAGACTCCTTTGCCTGGACAACAGACGAATTGATCGGAGTAGACCCGGACGTCATATGTCATCGGTTAAACATAGCGACCGACGCGAAGGCAGTAATACAAAAGAAGAGAAGGCACTCGCCCGAAAAACAACTTGCCATCGCAGAAGAGATCGCCCGGTTAAAAGCAGCAAACGTGATCAAAGACGCCTATTACCCCAAGTGGGTAGCAAATGTGGTAATGGTAAAAAAGTCCAATGGCACTTACCGAATGTGCGTGGACTTCACAGATCTGAATAAAGCATGTCCCAAAGATAGTTTCCCACTTCCACACATTGATCAGTTAGTAGACTCCACAGCAGGTCACGCCCTCTATACATTCCTAGATGCCAGGGCGGGATATCACCAGATACCCATGGCACCTGAAGATCAGGAGAAGACGGCCTTCATAACGGACCAGGGATTATTTTGTTACAAGATGATGCCCTTCGGTCTGAAGAACGCAGGAGCCACATATCAGCGGCTGGTGAACTCAATATTCAGAGATCAGATAGGAAAacacatggaagtttatgtggatgacatgattATCAAGAGCATCCGAGCTGAAGACCACCCAACAGATGTGAAGATAGTCCTGGAGACGCTAAAGAGATACCAGCTAAAACTCAATCCGGAAAAGTGCGTATTCGGAGTACCGGCAGGCAAGTTCTTGGGGTACATGGTCTCTCAGAGGGGTATCGAGGCTAACCCAGATAAAATCGAAGCGGTCTTAAAGATGACACCGCCACGGAGCATACATGAAGTCCAGAAGCTCAACGGTCGGATCACGGCTCTAGGTCGGTTCATGTCCTGCTCGGCAAAACGATGCCTGCCTTTCTTCAAAACCCTGAAACAGATCAAGAACTTCACATGGACCGCAGAATGCCAGCAGGCGTTTGAAGAATTGAAAAGCTTCCTATCCTCGCCCCCACTGTTGGCTAGACCAGATCCGGGCGAcgtgttatatttatacatctcttGCTCTGACGAAACAATAGCAGGAGTATTGGTGTCGGAAAAAGGAGGCGAACAATACCCGATCTACTACATCAGCAAAGTACTCAGAGATGCGGAGCTGAGATACCCGAAGTTGGAGAAGCTGGCGCTATGTGTATACACCGCCACCATCAAGCTCCGACATTACTTCGAAGGACACCAAGTCATTGTACGGACCGACCAACCACTACGAAAAATCCTCCAGAAGGCAGAAACAAGTGGACGCATAGCAGAATGGGCCGTCAAAATAGGAAGTCTGGGCGTTATCTATGAAGCTCGGAAAGCACTGAAAGCACAAGCACTAGCCGACTTCTTCGCTGAACTAACATTCAAAGAACCCATGGAGGACAAAACGACTCCCTGGGAGATGCACGTCGATGGAGCAGTTTGCGGAGAAGGAGCAGGCATCGGAGTCGTGCTCAAAGGACCAGGAAAAATCCAAATGGAATACTCAGCAAGACTCGAGTTTCCAGCCTCCAACAATGTTGCGGAATATGAGGCGCTGATAACAGGGTTGCAACTATGCGAAGAGCTCAACATCTCCGAAGTCCAGATCTGCAGTGATTCACAACTGGTCGTGAACCAAGTCTCGGGGAACTTCGAGGTAAAGGAAGCTACATTGAAGAAGTACGCCAAGCAGGCCAAAACCTTCTTTGCCAATAATGGGCGATCCTGGTCGCTACAGCAAATACCCAGAGCAATGAATGGAAGATCCGACGAATTGGCAAAGTGGGCAGCAACGAAGAATTACGACCCAATGAGAAACATTCCTCATGAAATCAAACGACAACCTAGCTTTCAAGAAGAAATTGAGGAAGGCGAAGTACTGATGGTAGAAGGGGAAGAAACCTGGATGTCCCCCCTCACAGCATACCTGGCTAATGGAATACTCCCCGAGGATAAGAAGGAAGCCAAAAGGATAGTGATACTTTCATCAAAGTTCGGAATATACAACGGCCAGCTATACAAACGGTCGTTCACCCATCCCTGGCTAAGATGTGTGAACAAAGAAGAAGGGGAGTACATCATGAAAGAATTACATGAGGGGACCTGCGGAGCACATGACGGAGCATCAACACTGGTCAGGAAAGCACTACTACAAGGCTATTATTGGCCCACGATGAAAGAACAAGCTACAACGCTAGTAAGGGGATGCTGGCCTTGCCAGCAACATGCCTTGGTACCAAGAAAGCAAGCTTCAGAAATGAAACCCATCGGCAGTGCATGGCCGTTCGCCCAGTGGGGTATGGACATCCTGGGACCTCTCCCTTTGGCGACAGGACAACGGAAGTTCCTAGTAGTGGCAATCGACCACTTCACCAAATGGATAGAAGCGGAACCACTGGcaaaaatcacacaacaacgcataactaactttttctttagatctatcttgtgcaggtttggaataccgaaggtgctgatcacagacaacggaaagcagttcgacTCAGCAAAGTTTAGAAAGTTTTGTGCCGAGTATCAAATCGACCTAAGGTTCACTTCGGTTTACCATCCACAATCGAATGGGCAAACCGAAGTGGCCAACAGAATCCTACTGGCCGGACTAAAAAGAAGACTAGACGAGTGCAAAGGAAGATGGGTAGAAGAACTCTACAGTGTCCTATGGAATTACCGTACCACCCCTAGAGAATCAACGGGCGAAACTCCATTCGCCCTAGCCTATGGAACGGAGGCTGTAATCCCTGTAGAGATCGGCGCACCCACGCCAAGGACAGAAGACAACCAGCTAAACCTAGAAGAAAACGAAGAAGAGCTCAGGAACAATCTAGATCTCCTGGTTGAAAAAATCAACAGATCAGACATCAGGATGGAAGCCTACAGACAAAAgatggccaaacatttcaacagccatgtaaagaaaagaaaattcaaactagGCGACCTAGTCATGCGAAAAACCGAAgtcaaaaaaggagaagcaGGAAGTGGAAAACTGCAgccaaactgggaaggaccttacACCATCAGCGAGGTCATCAAAGAAGGAACATTTAAACTCACCAACTCCATGGGAAGAATCATACCAAGGACATGGAACGCCAACAACTTGAGGAAAATTTAGTCACAATGGGTCGCCATCAGACATGATTAGTTATTCCTTAAGAAGTAGTATAATTAGTCAAGCAGTGTTCAgtttcaatattgtatttcaATTCCTCCAAGTGATGTTTAATCACAGCATTATTTCAATTTCTACAAGTGATATTTCATCACATTACTGTATTTGAATTTatgcaagtattttaatttaccctTGCTCGGACAAGGAATTTCCACAGATATCATCTCTTTACCATAGTTGTTGATTACTTAAAATATTTCCAAAGAGGAGAACTGACGAGTTCATTcccaaaaaaaggaaaatacagAGTCGAAATATATATATCGCCTAAAATAAAGAGAACATAGAAGCTAACtgtctcaaaaataaaaaagatatatattaaaaagagggCAAATGCCCCACAGAAAttacaaaggaaaataaaattcctaacaaaagaaaagataCAAATGTACAAAGtgcataacaaaaaaaaaaaaaaaaggggaaTCTAAAGCTTGATGATCTCTGGCTCAACCTTCTCCGGGGCAGCCTCCTTGTTCCCCTCCAAAGTATTGGGGACAGATAGCCCCTCCTGCGAATCCCGCCTGGCTGAAGAAGAAGCATCGACATGAATGTTGCCAGAACGGGTGGGAGAAGGGACATCGGCAAGACTAAGAGGATCGGACCCTGGAAGGATAGACTCCAGGTCAGAAGGCCGATCCAATAAGTCCAGAGCAGCAAAAGGCCGCTCCGAAGATATAAGCAAGCCGAAGTCCTTCTCCTCAGGACTACCCCCCAAACCGGGAACAAGAGGCTTCTCGCCAGCCTTGGCAGGTCCCTGGACCCCTTGGGCAGACTGTTCGGCAACCTCAGCAGCACCTCCACCATCTTCAGACTTGATGGAGACAAACAAGTCTTGGGGAGAATCTGGCTCACTCTCACTGTTAACCCCCTCGGGAAAGCCGTATAAGAATTCAACGTCCCCATCAGGATGACGCTCCAAGTAGGTACCCACGATGGCTTCAGTGAAGTCAGTCAGATCATTGGCTAGCTGGGCGGTGTTACGGCGACGCCTCTCCTTCTCACGAATCAGCCTGCCTCGCTTCAAATAAAGCCTCTTCTCAGCAACTGAGACTTTATCGTTAAGGGCCGTGACGGTGGTATCGAACTCCTTCTTGAGATCGTCATAATCAGTGCTTTTCAACACCACCTCTGCCGCcagatttttattttccttcttaAGGCGGGCGACCTCCTCAGACAGCACCCGCTGCTGCTTCACAGCACTCTCCCTCTCCCTGGATAATCTATCAACATCAGCACGAAGAGAGTCCAGCTTCTGAGTACACCCGCCATGTTCGCTGCGAAGGGAGTCATACTTTCCCTTCAACAGCTTGTACTCCGTCTTCAACTTCACCTGCATCTCATCGTCGTTAAGACGGTTGGAGCGGTATTGACGGATGGCATAGGCAacctaaacataaaataaaactgAGTTAGAAAATAACCATCACGGGAAGAAGAAGGCAAAATGCTAAAGATAGAAAATTCAAACCTTTGCCAGGTTGGAAAAACAATCGTCCATCAGTACGTGGTCCGGCCTCTTCAAATAATAGTCAACGTCCGAAGGGCAGCAGGAACCCCGGAAGATGTCATGGGCAACGGCAGGACAACGTACAGTGGCATCGGCCCCATACTTCTGAAGGAGCAGGTCGACCTGAGTCACCATCACATCCCTCTTAGGCCTTTTCATCGAAGGTCCCTCCCCCTCAGTATCTTCGCCCCCTGAAGAAGGAGCTCGCCTTTTGCTACCGGTCGAAGCAGCCGGGGCAGTTTGGGGAACCGGAGGAAGGGGTCGGGAAAGCTTCTCCTTCGCAGGAACCTCCATCTTATCCTTCCCCTTACCAGTGTAAGAGGGAACAGCAGGAGGAGGAGGGCCAGTGACAGGTTCCTTTATCTGGAAACCCGGTAGCACCACCCTAGGAGTGGGAGCGGAATCATCACCCTTCTGAGAAGAAGGTGGCTTGCCTCCAGCCGTGGAAGGAACATCGCCTCCTTTCTTAGCAGGCGCCTTCTTAGCCTCAGAAGACGGCTTGGGATCAGCTTGGGGAAGGGCCTCCCTCTCTCGAGCCTCTCGGCGAGCTCTCCTGTCCTCCATGACCTTCTGCTGAAGTTCCTTGAAGTTCGGCACTGAAAAGTCAAAGgaaagaaaattcaaaaaacgcttcacaaaaattaaaagggaaTAAAAACTTCATGGTACAAACAAGGTACCAGAAGGACTAAGAGGCATAGAAGAAATATTAAGAGGGGAAGAAAGCAGTGGTTCGCCCGTATCAGGGAACTCGTCTCCATTATCGGGCGATGTCTCCCTCTTGTCCtcactcttcttcctctttccCCCTTTTTCACCCTGCactctcttatttctcttgGAGGCAACACTTTGGTCCCAGCCGAAGTAGGAATTTATCAGATTCACTACGTGCACCTTAGCGCCACCTCGAAGCAGACGCAACGTCTCTTTATCAACCTCGCTCAGGTTCGCCTTTTCCAACTTAAGGGGCCCTTCCACAAAAACATTCGGAATGGAGCCCCAACCCCCTTCCTTCTTGGCGATGACGAAGTTACCTTTCCACCGCTTCAAAGAATTGGGAAGGCCAGTGAAGGGAGATCTCCCGGGTTGCAAGTAGAAGAACTCGTCGCTTTTCTTCCTCCCCAGAGAATAGATCGCCCTAACAATCTCGTAGCCCACCTGTCTCTTCAGTTGGAGACCACGAATAAAAACTCCGGTCAAGTGACGGTGGGCATTAGGATGGAGTTGACCCAAGGGGATCTTAAAATTATCGAACACTTCTTGGGTAAAGAGGTCGAGTGGTAGCCTCAAACCCGCCTCAAAATCGTCAACAAAAAGCAACTGTTCATCATCCTTCAAGACCTGGCTAACAGCCGAACCCTCAGATGGAATCCGAAGGCTGATGAAGGGGGGAATTTCGTACCTCGCCCTAATCCAAACTAGGGCTTCTTGACCCAGACTGATAGGCCACTCAGACAAGGGCTTTTTCTTACTAGAAGATGTCCCAGAGGAGACTTTAcgtcttttaaaaacaaaatcctcCTCGTCTCCTTCGTCATCACCCAGTTCACCATCTCCACCCTCATCTCCACCAACGTCCTCAAGGGGAACCTCGCCCTCTGGCCCTCTGTCATCAACACCCTCCTCACTATCAGGGATCACCTTCTGAGACAACCCTTCCTCGTCAGATGACAACTCAACAAGGGTGGCAAGAGGAGCAGGGTAAGTAGGGTCACTGGCAGAACTctcagaagaagaggaagaagaaggggaAGACATTGAAATCCTTAATGTAGACATCCT is part of the Mercurialis annua linkage group LG3, ddMerAnnu1.2, whole genome shotgun sequence genome and encodes:
- the LOC126672864 gene encoding uncharacterized protein LOC126672864 produces the protein MDPPQDNTLPATNREDRETEPPALNLFPPTSEEGETSDPLAIRQTMPPIAIAPDEGPINNQAMFKAFLEITSLLKDIKQSISLKSPEQGSAKSPVQKSTSTMDKGKEPMREEDAPENSARKQNAPIIIPDEERWMDEQHTLKGGEEHLEEKVRQVMSRLGIRCEDVDISLRSDSPLADFIISHEFPTKFRYPPNLESYDGTGCPKSHIHKFQAVINVQTNLDHVLCKLFPTTLKGLAQEWYQSLKPGSVLTFKQFSGLFQARFVACIPQKKLSTDLLAIMQWEGETLRKYVERFNKEAMQIEDLSQEIAYTALLNGTTNSDLRKELLAKSPKSFTTLMTIAHTQIRVDDGQREIENRLGRVEERTFAERRNGDRSPIGKRFGEKGNDHFRNKRKKDEDRRYTPLNTTRTNVLFWVKDSREKVRWPRKMNVASASKRDNSKYCEFHRDNGHTTDECWHLKEEIEKLIERGSLSQFVKRDTEARETESERKKERKEEIARRPRPEPAGVVNVIMGGSTGGDSNTTRKKAARTVYSVSPGAPNAKKFRSVSFSEVDSHGLSVPHEDALVVKGRLNNFEVSRMLVDTGSSVNMITMEVFGRIGLKKENLTHVTTPLVGLGGKSVQVEGSLEINIQLGDGEIYKEIRAEFMVVNMDFAYNAILGRPLLHDTCASICMRYLLMKIPTREGDAEVRGCQKSAREAYFTALRKVHITLPVLTMEPPEKKERAEHYGRTEKIELSPGKEIEVGDELEEKIRRSLTENLRSLGDSFAWTTDELIGVDPDVICHRLNIATDAKAVIQKKRRHSPEKQLAIAEEIARLKAANVIKDAYYPKWVANVVMVKKSNGTYRMCVDFTDLNKACPKDSFPLPHIDQLVDSTAGHALYTFLDARAGYHQIPMAPEDQEKTAFITDQGLFCYKMMPFGLKNAGATYQRLVNSIFRDQIGKHMEVYVDDMIIKSIRAEDHPTDVKIVLETLKRYQLKLNPEKCVFGVPAGKFLGYMVSQRGIEANPDKIEAVLKMTPPRSIHEVQKLNGRITALGRFMSCSAKRCLPFFKTLKQIKNFTWTAECQQAFEELKSFLSSPPLLARPDPGDVLYLYISCSDETIAGVLVSEKGGEQYPIYYISKVLRDAELRYPKLEKLALCVYTATIKLRHYFEGHQVIVRTDQPLRKILQKAETSGRIAEWAVKIGSLGVIYEARKALKAQALADFFAELTFKEPMEDKTTPWEMHVDGAVCGEGAGIGVVLKGPGKIQMEYSARLEFPASNNVAEYEALITGLQLCEELNISEVQICSDSQLVVNQVSGNFEVKEATLKKYAKQAKTFFANNGRSWSLQQIPRAMNGRSDELAKWAATKNYDPMRNIPHEIKRQPSFQEEIEEGEVLMVEGEETWMSPLTAYLANGILPEDKKEAKRIVILSSKFGIYNGQLYKRSFTHPWLRCVNKEEGEYIMKELHEGTCGAHDGASTLVRKALLQGYYWPTMKEQATTLVRGCWPCQQHALVPRKQASEMKPIGSAWPFAQWGMDILGPLPLATGQRKFLVVAIDHFTKWIEAEPLFDSAKFRKFCAEYQIDLRFTSVYHPQSNGQTEVANRILLAGLKRRLDECKGRWVEELYSVLWNYRTTPRESTGETPFALAYGTEAVIPVEIGAPTPRTEDNQLNLEENEEELRNNLDLLVEKINRSDIRMEAYRQKMAKHFNSHVKKRKFKLGDLVMRKTEVKKGEAGSGKLQPNWEGPYTISEVIKEGTFKLTNSMGRIIPRTWNANNLRKI